The Humulus lupulus chromosome 3, drHumLupu1.1, whole genome shotgun sequence genome window below encodes:
- the LOC133824922 gene encoding uncharacterized protein LOC133824922 gives MASAGEKRLLQLNELKELRNEAYENAKIYEERTKMWHEKNLVRKEFQPGQQVLLFNSRLKLFPGKLKSRWSGPYTVVKVFPYGSVEVASEKTGNFKVNGQRLKPYLGGHFEQAKSVILLSSH, from the coding sequence ATGGCATCAGCGGGAGAGAAAAGATTGTTGCAGTTGAATGAGCTAAAGGAGCTCAGGAATGAGGCATATGAGAATGCCAAAATTTACGAGGAACGGACTAAGATGTGGCATGAGAAGAACCTGGTTCGGAAGGAATTTCAACCGGGTCAGCAAGTATTACTATTTAATTCAAGGTTGAAATTGTTTCCAGGCAAGCTAAAATCGAGGTGGTCCGGACCTTACACTGTTGTTAAAGTATTCCCTTATGGCTCAGTTGAGGTAGCTAGTGAGAAGACTGGTAATTTTAAGGTGAATGGACAAAGATTGAAGCCCTACTTGGGTGGTCATTTTGAGCAGGCCAAATCTGTCATCCTCTTGTCGTCgcattga